Proteins from a genomic interval of Sphingopyxis sp. QXT-31:
- a CDS encoding TonB-dependent receptor: MQAPHKLRLAKILAGTSALALVGMAQVAMAQDAPPAEGTADGDEIVVTGIRASLAASADIKREGQGVVDAISSEDMGKFPDTNLAESLQRISGVSIDRSNGEGSFVTVRGFGPEFNLVTLNGRAMPTSSLGDGASAPSSRSFDFANLASEGIASVEVYKTGRAAIPSGGIGSSINIKTPRPLDKPGLSGSLSVKGVYDTSRNEGNPITPEVSGILSTTFADDRIGIMIAGAWQKRKASVNIANVGWRDGYLGNENNWGSLTQNPADPRFAQITNRPDATDVYQVPQNASYDLNDINRERINGQAVLQFRPIDSLTATIDYTYSRNTVEVRNSNVGVWFNHNNTSSSWTDGPVAGPIFYSEAFGAGENKDLSYSGSLVANRTENKSLGGNLTWEAPGGMTMELDFHHSTAESKPTNKYGTSVSVGNAIFGVANQRIDFDSDLPVISYNMHPGIDPLNAGLIRSTGNAFRNAYFKDTIDQVQLKGRYDHDGAFLDSIDFGVSYIENKVRSAYGFIQNDTWGGAGPPSDIPDDIFQLQTLPDKFSGVNGASGIIPSFYTFNFERMADLIEDLYEVCSDPATGSAQPGTCLANYTVDRRLTEKTLSPYLQVATKFDVGAGEAHLTAGVRYEHTIVDSSALVPIPTGTSWVAANEFNVIYGPNSDFTRFKGDYDHWLPAIDFDIEPIEDVKLRASYSHTITRADYASLQGGRTIDSLFRIGGGGGSQGNPGLLPYKSKNIDLSAEWYYGRESYISAGFFHKRVSNFLSSTRIDSDAFGLRTPAFGPRYNAALASLGANATAQQIRDFIIRNYPNTVQVRLDPNTGLPVEDANGLRDGIIFSTPDDPLLNFEIATPINSDQSAKIHGFEFALQHSFWDTGFGVLLNYTIVRGDAKYDNTKPSTVAQFALTGLSDSANAVAYYDKNGLQARVAWNWRDKFLAGTGPNPFYVEEYWQIDASASYEFMPGLTGFVEAINLTGENRRGHLRSKNNVAFASPGFARYAAGVRFNF, from the coding sequence ATGCAGGCTCCGCACAAGCTTCGGCTCGCCAAAATTCTGGCTGGTACTTCGGCGTTAGCGCTGGTGGGCATGGCGCAGGTCGCTATGGCACAGGACGCGCCGCCAGCGGAAGGCACGGCCGACGGCGACGAAATCGTCGTCACCGGCATCCGCGCCAGCTTGGCCGCTTCGGCCGATATCAAGCGCGAAGGCCAAGGCGTCGTCGATGCGATCTCGTCCGAAGACATGGGCAAGTTCCCCGACACCAACCTCGCCGAATCGCTCCAGCGCATCTCGGGCGTGTCGATCGACCGCTCGAACGGCGAAGGCAGCTTCGTCACCGTTCGCGGCTTCGGCCCCGAATTCAACCTCGTCACGCTGAACGGCCGCGCGATGCCGACTTCGTCGCTCGGCGACGGCGCCAGCGCGCCCTCGTCGCGTTCGTTCGACTTCGCCAACCTGGCGTCCGAGGGCATCGCGTCGGTCGAGGTGTACAAGACCGGCCGTGCCGCCATCCCCTCGGGCGGCATCGGTTCGTCGATCAACATCAAGACCCCGCGCCCGCTCGACAAGCCCGGCCTGTCGGGCAGCCTCTCGGTCAAGGGCGTCTACGACACGTCGCGCAACGAGGGCAATCCGATCACCCCCGAAGTCTCGGGCATATTGTCGACCACCTTCGCCGACGACCGTATCGGCATCATGATCGCGGGCGCGTGGCAGAAGCGCAAGGCGAGCGTGAACATCGCGAACGTCGGCTGGCGCGACGGCTATCTCGGCAACGAGAACAACTGGGGTTCGCTGACCCAGAACCCCGCCGATCCGCGCTTCGCGCAGATCACCAACCGCCCCGACGCGACCGACGTCTACCAGGTGCCGCAGAACGCGTCCTACGACCTCAACGACATCAACCGCGAGCGCATCAACGGCCAGGCGGTGCTGCAATTCCGCCCGATCGACTCGCTCACCGCGACGATCGACTACACCTATTCGCGCAACACCGTCGAAGTGCGGAACAGCAATGTCGGCGTGTGGTTCAACCACAACAATACGTCGAGCAGCTGGACCGACGGTCCCGTTGCGGGCCCGATCTTCTATTCCGAAGCCTTTGGCGCCGGCGAGAACAAGGATCTCTCGTACAGCGGCTCGCTCGTCGCGAACCGCACCGAGAACAAGTCGCTCGGCGGCAACCTCACCTGGGAGGCGCCCGGCGGCATGACGATGGAGCTCGACTTCCATCACTCGACCGCCGAGTCCAAGCCGACGAACAAATATGGCACCAGCGTGTCGGTCGGCAACGCGATCTTCGGCGTCGCCAACCAGCGGATCGACTTCGACTCCGACCTGCCGGTGATCTCCTACAACATGCACCCCGGCATCGACCCGCTGAACGCGGGGCTGATCCGCTCGACGGGCAACGCCTTCCGCAACGCCTATTTCAAAGACACGATCGACCAGGTCCAATTGAAGGGCCGCTACGATCACGACGGCGCCTTCCTCGACAGCATCGATTTCGGCGTCTCGTACATCGAGAACAAGGTGCGCTCGGCCTATGGCTTCATCCAGAACGATACCTGGGGCGGCGCCGGGCCGCCGTCGGATATCCCCGACGACATCTTCCAGCTCCAGACGCTGCCCGACAAGTTCAGCGGCGTGAACGGGGCGTCGGGCATCATCCCCAGCTTCTATACGTTCAACTTCGAACGCATGGCCGACCTGATCGAGGATCTGTACGAAGTCTGCAGCGATCCCGCGACGGGCAGCGCACAGCCGGGCACTTGCCTCGCCAATTACACCGTCGACCGCCGCCTGACCGAAAAGACACTGTCGCCGTATCTCCAGGTCGCGACCAAGTTCGACGTCGGCGCGGGCGAAGCGCATCTGACCGCGGGCGTCCGCTACGAACATACGATCGTCGACTCCTCGGCGCTGGTGCCGATCCCCACGGGGACCAGCTGGGTCGCGGCGAACGAGTTCAACGTCATCTATGGTCCCAACTCGGACTTCACCCGCTTCAAGGGCGATTATGATCACTGGCTGCCGGCGATCGACTTCGACATCGAGCCGATCGAGGATGTGAAGCTGCGCGCCTCGTACAGCCACACGATCACCCGCGCCGACTATGCCAGCCTGCAGGGCGGACGCACCATCGACTCGCTGTTCCGCATCGGCGGCGGCGGCGGCAGCCAGGGCAACCCTGGCCTGCTCCCCTACAAGTCGAAGAATATCGACCTGTCGGCGGAGTGGTATTACGGACGCGAAAGCTACATCTCGGCGGGCTTCTTCCACAAGCGCGTGTCGAACTTCCTGTCGTCGACGCGCATCGACTCCGACGCCTTCGGGCTGCGGACCCCGGCCTTCGGTCCGCGCTATAACGCCGCGCTCGCGTCGCTCGGCGCCAATGCCACCGCGCAGCAGATCCGCGACTTCATCATCCGCAACTATCCGAACACGGTGCAGGTGCGGCTCGATCCGAACACCGGCCTGCCGGTCGAGGATGCCAATGGCTTGCGCGACGGCATCATCTTCAGCACGCCCGACGATCCTTTGCTCAATTTCGAGATCGCGACGCCGATCAACAGCGACCAGTCGGCGAAGATCCACGGCTTCGAATTCGCGCTCCAGCACAGCTTCTGGGACACGGGTTTCGGCGTCCTGCTGAACTACACGATCGTCCGCGGCGACGCGAAATACGACAATACCAAGCCGTCGACCGTGGCGCAGTTCGCGCTCACTGGCCTCTCGGACAGCGCCAACGCGGTCGCCTATTACGACAAGAACGGGCTGCAGGCGCGCGTCGCGTGGAACTGGCGCGACAAATTCCTCGCCGGAACGGGTCCCAACCCCTTCTATGTCGAGGAATATTGGCAGATCGATGCCAGTGCGAGCTACGAATTCATGCCGGGCCTCACGGGCTTCGTCGAGGCGATTAACCTCACCGGCGAAAATCGCCGCGGGCACCTGCGGAGCAAAAACAATGTCGCCTTCGCGTCGCCGGGATTCGCCCGCTACGCGGCGGGCGTCCGGTTCAACTTCTAA
- a CDS encoding SapC family protein, whose translation MTQHAALDTNAHRELRIDPRAGAARGDAVMATLTVPSEFRQVQAHYPILFRRDNPQDPFIAVALFGFENGENLFLDGEHWDARYRPLSIAIQPFLVGRPASGDGPGQVHIDLGHPRIAAGGEGIRLFDADGQATPYLEDIAEKLGALDEGYRASPAFFAALADHDLLEPFTLEVTLDDGSVNSLVGFHIIDEAKLRALDASTLGKLHADGHLMPMFMALASLSQLAGLVDRRNAKLSHG comes from the coding sequence ATGACCCAGCATGCCGCCCTCGACACCAACGCCCATCGCGAGCTGCGCATCGATCCGCGCGCGGGCGCGGCGCGCGGCGACGCGGTGATGGCGACGCTGACGGTGCCGAGCGAATTCCGCCAGGTGCAGGCGCATTATCCGATCCTCTTCCGCCGCGACAATCCGCAGGACCCGTTCATCGCGGTCGCGCTCTTCGGGTTCGAGAATGGCGAAAATCTCTTCCTCGACGGCGAGCACTGGGACGCGCGTTATCGCCCGCTGTCGATCGCGATCCAGCCCTTCCTCGTCGGCCGCCCGGCGAGCGGCGACGGGCCCGGGCAGGTGCATATCGACTTGGGTCATCCGCGCATCGCCGCAGGCGGCGAGGGCATCCGCCTGTTCGACGCCGACGGACAGGCGACCCCTTATCTGGAGGATATCGCCGAAAAGCTCGGCGCGCTCGACGAGGGGTATCGCGCGAGCCCCGCCTTTTTCGCCGCGCTCGCCGACCACGACCTGCTCGAACCCTTCACGCTCGAGGTCACGCTCGACGACGGCTCGGTCAATTCGCTCGTCGGTTTCCACATCATCGACGAGGCGAAGCTCCGTGCCCTGGACGCCAGCACGCTCGGCAAGCTCCACGCCGACGGCCATTTGATGCCGATGTTCATGGCGCTCGCCTCGCTGTCGCAGCTCGCCGGGCTCGTCGATCGCCGCAACGCGAAGCTCAGCCATGGCTGA
- a CDS encoding LacI family DNA-binding transcriptional regulator: MGRRRQSVTIKHVAADAGVSLQTVSRVINDEPNVRPEMKERVQASIDKLGYVPSIAAQRMSGSRSYLILAINDRERTIADWHAREGTDWVDQMLFGGMLKCAELGYRMIFELVDTHNDHVERELRAIIAALQPDGVILTPPHSDNPLIVDLLHGQRIPFARIGSHGGDAGIALTMDDEGSAARATRHLIDLGHTRIGFISGSVEYDLSHWRIDGWRAEMAAAGLPTDDLLAEGDFSAASGAVAAQQLLGLENPPTAIIASNDQMSLATLAVAQDRGLDVPRDLSLVSFDNTPIVRFTPPGLTAVDQPIAATVSRAVELIIAAQRGAPRPTEPTVVEGSLIERGSTAAPAGPLVPNG; this comes from the coding sequence ATGGGACGTCGGCGGCAGTCGGTGACGATCAAGCATGTGGCGGCCGACGCGGGCGTGTCGCTGCAGACGGTGAGCCGCGTCATCAACGACGAGCCCAATGTCCGCCCCGAAATGAAGGAACGCGTCCAGGCTTCGATCGACAAGCTGGGTTACGTTCCCTCGATCGCGGCGCAGCGGATGAGCGGCTCGCGCTCCTACCTCATCCTCGCGATCAACGACCGCGAACGCACGATCGCCGACTGGCACGCGCGCGAGGGCACCGACTGGGTCGACCAGATGCTGTTCGGCGGCATGCTCAAATGCGCCGAGCTCGGTTACCGGATGATCTTCGAGCTGGTCGACACGCACAACGACCATGTCGAGCGCGAACTGCGCGCGATCATCGCTGCGCTCCAGCCCGACGGGGTGATCCTGACCCCGCCGCACTCGGACAATCCGCTGATCGTCGATCTGCTCCACGGCCAGCGCATCCCCTTTGCGCGGATCGGCTCGCACGGCGGCGACGCCGGCATCGCGCTGACGATGGACGACGAGGGCTCGGCGGCGCGCGCGACGCGGCACCTGATCGACCTCGGCCACACGCGCATCGGCTTCATCTCGGGCTCGGTCGAATATGACCTCAGCCACTGGCGCATCGACGGCTGGCGCGCCGAAATGGCGGCGGCGGGCTTGCCGACCGACGACCTGCTCGCCGAGGGCGATTTCAGCGCCGCATCGGGCGCGGTCGCGGCGCAGCAATTGCTCGGGCTCGAAAATCCGCCGACGGCCATCATCGCCAGCAACGACCAGATGTCGCTCGCGACGCTGGCGGTGGCGCAGGACCGCGGCCTCGACGTGCCGCGCGACCTGTCGCTGGTCAGCTTCGATAACACCCCGATCGTCCGCTTCACCCCGCCGGGGCTCACCGCGGTCGACCAGCCGATCGCCGCGACGGTATCGCGCGCGGTCGAGCTGATCATCGCGGCGCAGCGCGGCGCCCCGCGCCCAACCGAACCGACGGTGGTCGAGGGCAGCCTGATTGAGCGCGGCTCGACCGCGGCGCCCGCCGGCCCCCTCGTCCCGAATGGTTGA
- a CDS encoding tryptophan halogenase family protein: MTQPIQRIVIAGGGTAGWMAAAAIARTMGRAVSVTLVESEAIGTIGVGESTIPPLVNFNRLLGINEADFMRATQATFKLGILFDNWKEEGHRYFHSFGLTGKDHWSAGFQHFWLHGRTRGHEQSYDDYCMELVAAMAGKFAHLPNDGTNYAYQLDSGLYARFLRQMAEGDGTVRVEGKIGHVELDPESGDIAALILDGERRIEGDLFLDCTGFRALLIEGALHAGFDDWTHWLPCDSAIALQTPNVRPPVPYTRAMAHDAGWQWRIPLQHRTGNGLVYCSRYLGRDEALERLLGNVEGEVLTEPNFLRFTTGIRRRQWMRNCVAVGLSGGFMEPLESTSIHLIQRSVLRFIRMLPLGRPSVRDIAEYEEQQLQDNLQIRDFLILHYKATNRRDSAFWRQCADMEIPDSLAQKIELFRETGRVFRKNEELFAENSWVQVMMGQGIEPQSYHPVATKLSDDELDRLLGMIRQQVADTVAKLPDHHAYVARYCGADVSQAA, encoded by the coding sequence ATGACCCAGCCGATCCAGCGTATCGTGATTGCGGGCGGCGGCACCGCCGGCTGGATGGCCGCCGCGGCGATCGCGCGCACCATGGGCCGCGCCGTCAGCGTGACGCTGGTGGAATCGGAAGCGATCGGCACGATCGGCGTCGGCGAAAGCACCATCCCGCCGCTCGTCAATTTCAACCGGCTGCTCGGCATCAACGAGGCCGATTTCATGCGTGCGACGCAGGCGACCTTCAAGCTCGGTATCCTCTTCGACAACTGGAAGGAAGAGGGGCACCGCTATTTCCACAGCTTCGGCCTCACCGGCAAGGATCACTGGTCGGCGGGCTTCCAGCATTTCTGGCTGCACGGGCGCACCAGGGGCCATGAGCAGAGCTACGACGATTATTGCATGGAGCTGGTCGCCGCGATGGCGGGCAAGTTCGCCCACTTGCCCAACGACGGCACCAACTACGCCTATCAGCTCGATTCGGGCCTCTACGCGCGTTTCCTCCGCCAGATGGCCGAGGGCGACGGCACCGTCCGCGTCGAGGGCAAGATCGGCCATGTCGAGCTCGACCCGGAAAGCGGCGACATCGCCGCGCTGATCCTCGACGGCGAGCGCCGGATCGAGGGCGATCTCTTCCTCGACTGCACCGGTTTCCGCGCGCTCTTGATCGAGGGCGCCTTGCACGCGGGCTTCGACGACTGGACGCACTGGTTGCCGTGCGACAGCGCGATCGCGCTCCAGACGCCCAATGTGCGTCCGCCCGTCCCCTATACGCGCGCGATGGCGCACGATGCGGGCTGGCAATGGCGCATCCCGCTCCAGCACCGCACCGGCAACGGCCTCGTCTATTGCAGCCGCTATCTCGGCCGCGACGAGGCGCTCGAGCGGCTGCTCGGCAATGTCGAGGGCGAAGTGCTGACCGAGCCTAATTTCCTGCGCTTCACCACCGGCATCCGTCGCCGCCAATGGATGCGCAACTGCGTCGCGGTCGGGCTGTCGGGGGGCTTCATGGAGCCGCTGGAGTCCACCAGCATCCACCTGATCCAGCGCAGCGTGCTGCGCTTCATCCGCATGCTGCCGCTCGGCCGCCCCAGCGTGCGTGACATCGCCGAATATGAGGAACAGCAGCTGCAGGACAATCTGCAGATCCGCGACTTCCTGATCCTCCACTATAAGGCCACCAACCGCCGCGACAGCGCTTTCTGGCGTCAGTGCGCCGACATGGAAATCCCCGACAGCCTCGCGCAGAAGATCGAGCTGTTCCGCGAAACCGGCCGCGTCTTCCGCAAGAATGAGGAGCTGTTCGCCGAGAACAGCTGGGTGCAGGTGATGATGGGGCAGGGGATCGAGCCGCAAAGCTATCACCCGGTCGCGACCAAGCTCAGCGACGACGAACTCGACCGGCTGCTCGGCATGATCCGCCAGCAGGTCGCCGATACGGTCGCCAAGCTCCCCGACCACCATGCCTATGTCGCACGCTATTGCGGCGCCGACGTGTCGCAAGCCGCATGA
- a CDS encoding cupin-like domain-containing protein: MAERDGAIYPRLAKVAERVLDKGGGLDALLSGAREPFILRGLVADWPLVQAGKNSARGARQHLLDHARDRPFTVSIGAPGHDGRLFYDADMAMNFRTGTGKLPDIFAGIDTAEERGEDRTVYLASIDIPAHFDGLDAANPLDLGARNPLKSIWIGTKTRIAAHNDFPDNLACCAAGRRRFTLFPPDQYKNLYLGPIDNTPAGRAVSMVDFDAPDLAAFPRFAEAMAAAQVAELEPGDALFIPSMWWHHVEGLDPFNILVNYWWRDTPAFLGQPQDALNHAILAIRDLPDADKVIWRALFDHYVFENDGSVTDHIPEAARSVLAPLTPESAGRLRAFLLRTLSR, from the coding sequence ATGGCTGAGCGCGACGGCGCCATCTATCCGCGGCTCGCCAAGGTGGCCGAGCGCGTGCTCGATAAGGGGGGAGGGCTCGACGCGTTGCTCTCGGGCGCGCGCGAGCCCTTTATCCTCCGCGGCCTCGTCGCCGACTGGCCGCTGGTGCAGGCGGGCAAGAACTCGGCCCGCGGGGCGCGGCAGCATCTGCTCGACCATGCGCGCGACCGGCCTTTCACCGTGTCGATCGGCGCGCCGGGGCACGACGGGCGGCTCTTCTACGACGCCGACATGGCGATGAATTTCCGCACCGGTACCGGCAAGCTCCCCGACATCTTCGCGGGGATCGACACCGCCGAGGAGCGCGGCGAGGACCGCACCGTCTATCTCGCCTCGATCGACATCCCGGCGCATTTCGACGGGCTCGACGCGGCGAACCCGCTGGACCTCGGCGCCCGCAATCCGCTGAAGAGCATCTGGATCGGCACGAAGACGCGCATCGCTGCGCACAACGACTTCCCCGACAATCTCGCCTGCTGCGCCGCCGGCCGCCGCCGCTTCACGCTCTTCCCGCCCGACCAGTATAAGAACCTCTACCTCGGCCCGATCGACAACACCCCCGCGGGCCGCGCGGTCTCCATGGTCGATTTCGACGCCCCCGACCTCGCCGCTTTCCCGCGCTTCGCCGAAGCGATGGCGGCGGCGCAGGTCGCCGAGCTCGAACCCGGCGACGCGCTCTTCATCCCGTCGATGTGGTGGCACCATGTCGAGGGGCTCGATCCCTTCAACATCCTCGTCAATTACTGGTGGCGCGACACCCCGGCCTTCCTCGGCCAGCCGCAGGACGCGCTCAACCACGCGATCCTCGCGATCCGCGACCTGCCCGACGCGGACAAGGTAATCTGGCGCGCCCTCTTCGACCATTATGTGTTCGAGAACGACGGCAGCGTCACCGACCATATCCCCGAGGCCGCGCGCAGCGTCCTCGCCCCGCTCACCCCCGAAAGCGCCGGACGCCTCCGCGCTTTCCTCTTGAGGACGCTCAGCCGATGA
- a CDS encoding glycoside hydrolase family 16 protein: protein MRIALALLLAAAATPAAASDGWTLVWSDDFDGTEIDRSKWDFDVDCWGGGNNERQCYTDRKDNAAVKDGRLIITARKETSSGPAFPLAQRGDPAKANARATKDYSSARLVTRGKAAWTYGKIEVRAKLPQGQGTWPAIWMLPEDHHYGTWAASGEIDILEAVNLGAKCKECPGGIENRILGTLHSGGQWPANKHKGDETVLPAPIDDFHVFGIVWEAGRISWTIDGKVYATQRAGDWSTTGSESPNAPFDRPFHLLLNLAVGGGLAESRTEKGVDGRGYPKTFEIDWVRVWQCGEDAASRAACSASGDQAK, encoded by the coding sequence ATGAGGATCGCGCTCGCCCTGCTGCTCGCGGCGGCTGCGACTCCCGCGGCGGCGTCCGACGGCTGGACGCTCGTCTGGTCCGACGACTTCGACGGCACCGAGATCGACCGCAGCAAATGGGATTTCGATGTCGATTGCTGGGGTGGCGGCAACAACGAGCGCCAATGCTACACCGACCGCAAGGACAATGCCGCGGTCAAGGACGGCAGGCTGATCATCACCGCGCGCAAGGAGACGTCCAGCGGCCCCGCCTTCCCGCTGGCGCAGCGCGGCGACCCCGCCAAGGCCAATGCCCGCGCGACCAAGGATTACAGCTCCGCCCGCCTGGTCACCCGTGGCAAGGCGGCGTGGACCTATGGTAAGATCGAGGTGCGCGCCAAGCTGCCGCAGGGGCAGGGGACCTGGCCCGCGATCTGGATGCTGCCCGAGGATCATCATTACGGCACCTGGGCCGCCTCGGGCGAGATCGACATCCTCGAGGCGGTGAACCTCGGTGCCAAATGCAAGGAATGCCCCGGCGGGATCGAGAACCGCATCCTCGGCACGCTCCATTCGGGCGGGCAATGGCCCGCGAACAAGCATAAGGGCGACGAGACGGTGCTGCCCGCGCCGATCGACGATTTCCATGTCTTCGGCATCGTCTGGGAAGCCGGCCGGATCAGCTGGACGATCGACGGCAAGGTTTATGCGACTCAGCGCGCAGGCGACTGGAGCACCACCGGTTCAGAGAGCCCCAACGCCCCCTTCGATCGCCCCTTCCATCTGCTGCTCAACCTCGCGGTCGGCGGCGGGCTCGCCGAGAGCCGCACCGAAAAGGGCGTCGATGGCCGCGGCTATCCCAAAACCTTCGAGATCGACTGGGTTCGCGTCTGGCAATGCGGCGAAGATGCCGCTAGCAGGGCCGCCTGTTCGGCGAGTGGGGACCAGGCGAAATAA
- a CDS encoding tryptophan halogenase family protein — MTSEMERVVIVGGGTAGWLAAARIAAARPALSVTLIEAPDIPTIGVGEGTWPTMRAALAAIGIDEGEFLAACDGSFKQGSRFDRWVSGADDDRYLHPFTPPPPLATRELLAAWQAGEPGQSFAAAMTAQAAVCHHDLAPRQRAMPGYQGAANYAYHLDAGKFAALLMAHAKQRLGVRHVADHVTGVRRGEGDLIAAVVTREHGEVAGDLFLDCTGHAALLIGGELGVEWIDRSDTLFNDRALAAQVPTDPDSAIASQTVSTAHRAGWIWDIALPTRRGIGCVYASRFLSDDEAEAVLRAYIAEQLPHAPEVPVRRLGFPTGHRARFWQGNCLAVGLSAGFIEPLEASAIVMIELSLNALVDNFPASAAVLPIHAQRFNALFRYRWNRIVDFLKLHYVLSRRPEPYWRAQRDPQHIPATLAAMLTLWQDQPPSVWDFPQVDEIFSAESHQYILYGMGFAPPPGLAPSDRAVAALAEQQKRARALVSALPTNRDYLDALGAAAATAAE; from the coding sequence ATGACGAGCGAGATGGAGAGGGTGGTCATCGTCGGCGGCGGCACCGCCGGCTGGCTGGCGGCGGCGCGCATCGCCGCGGCGCGGCCCGCGCTTTCGGTGACGCTGATCGAGGCGCCCGACATCCCGACGATCGGGGTGGGCGAGGGGACCTGGCCGACGATGCGCGCGGCGCTTGCCGCGATCGGAATCGACGAGGGCGAATTCCTCGCCGCCTGCGATGGCTCGTTCAAACAGGGGTCGCGCTTCGACCGCTGGGTGAGCGGCGCGGACGACGACCGCTATCTCCACCCCTTCACCCCGCCGCCGCCGCTGGCGACGCGCGAGCTGCTCGCGGCGTGGCAGGCGGGTGAGCCGGGGCAGAGCTTCGCCGCCGCGATGACCGCGCAGGCGGCGGTGTGCCACCACGACTTGGCGCCGCGCCAGCGCGCGATGCCCGGCTACCAGGGCGCCGCCAATTACGCGTACCACTTGGATGCCGGAAAGTTTGCAGCACTGCTGATGGCGCATGCGAAGCAGCGCCTCGGCGTCCGCCATGTCGCCGATCACGTCACCGGCGTCCGGCGCGGCGAGGGCGACCTGATCGCCGCGGTCGTCACCCGCGAGCATGGCGAAGTCGCGGGCGACCTCTTCCTCGACTGCACCGGCCACGCCGCGCTGCTGATCGGCGGCGAGCTCGGCGTCGAATGGATCGACCGCAGCGACACGCTCTTCAACGACCGCGCGCTCGCGGCGCAGGTGCCGACCGATCCTGACAGCGCCATCGCATCGCAGACCGTCTCGACCGCGCACCGCGCCGGCTGGATCTGGGACATCGCGCTGCCCACCCGCCGCGGCATCGGCTGCGTCTACGCCAGCCGCTTCCTCTCCGACGACGAGGCCGAGGCGGTGCTCCGCGCCTATATCGCCGAGCAGCTGCCGCACGCCCCCGAGGTGCCCGTCCGCCGCCTCGGCTTCCCCACCGGCCACCGCGCGCGCTTCTGGCAGGGCAATTGCCTCGCGGTCGGCCTCTCCGCGGGCTTCATCGAACCGCTCGAGGCCTCGGCGATCGTGATGATCGAACTGTCGCTGAACGCCCTCGTCGACAATTTCCCCGCCAGCGCGGCGGTGCTGCCGATCCACGCGCAGCGCTTCAACGCGCTCTTCCGCTATCGCTGGAACCGCATCGTCGACTTCCTCAAGCTCCACTATGTGCTGAGCCGCCGCCCCGAGCCCTATTGGCGCGCGCAGCGCGATCCCCAGCATATCCCGGCGACCCTCGCCGCGATGCTCACCCTGTGGCAGGACCAGCCGCCTTCGGTCTGGGACTTCCCGCAGGTCGACGAGATTTTCTCGGCCGAGAGCCACCAGTACATCCTCTACGGCATGGGCTTTGCCCCGCCGCCGGGCCTCGCGCCCAGCGACCGCGCCGTCGCGGCGCTCGCCGAACAGCAGAAGCGAGCGCGCGCGCTCGTTTCGGCGCTCCCCACTAACCGCGATTATCTCGACGCGCTCGGCGCGGCCGCGGCGACCGCCGCCGAATGA
- a CDS encoding PRC-barrel domain-containing protein, translating to MADTLERSETNRLISSDKVEGTAVYNPQDEKLGTIANVMIDKYSGKADYAVLQFGGLFGLGSDHYPIPWDMLSYDTAKGGYVVDISKEQVTGAPRYGVDDTPEYTDEYGRTVYGYYGLSYPML from the coding sequence ATGGCCGACACGCTCGAACGCAGCGAAACCAATCGCCTCATATCCTCCGACAAGGTCGAGGGAACCGCGGTCTATAACCCGCAGGACGAAAAGCTCGGCACCATCGCCAATGTCATGATCGACAAATATTCGGGCAAGGCCGACTATGCCGTGCTCCAGTTCGGCGGTCTTTTCGGTCTCGGCAGCGATCATTATCCGATTCCCTGGGACATGTTGTCCTACGACACCGCCAAGGGCGGCTATGTCGTCGACATCAGCAAGGAACAGGTGACCGGCGCGCCGCGCTACGGCGTCGACGACACCCCCGAATATACCGACGAATATGGCCGGACCGTGTACGGCTATTACGGTCTCAGCTACCCGATGCTCTGA